The following coding sequences are from one Ursus arctos isolate Adak ecotype North America unplaced genomic scaffold, UrsArc2.0 scaffold_23, whole genome shotgun sequence window:
- the ZNRD2 gene encoding protein ZNRD2 isoform X1: protein MALNGAEVDDFSWEPPTEAETKVLQARRERQDRISRLMGDYLLRGYRMLGETCADCGTILLQDKQRKIYCVACQELDSDVDKDNPALNAQAALSQAREHQLASASELPLGSRPAPQPPVPRPEHCEGAAAGLKAAQGPPPPAVPPDADVLACTQEALLQKLTWASAELGSSTSLETSIQLCSLIRACAEALRSLRQLQH, encoded by the exons ATGGCTCTGAACGGTGCGG AAGTCGACGATTTCTCCTGGGAGCCCCCAACTGAAGCGGAGACGAAGGTTCTGCAAGCGCGAAGGGAGCGACAGGATCGCATCTCCCGGCTCATGGGCGACTACCTGCTGCGTGGTTACCGCATGCTGGGCGAGACGTGCGCGGACTGCGGG ACGATCCTCCTCCAAGACAAACAGCGGAAAATCTACTGCGTGGCTTGTCAGGAGCTCGACTCAGACGTGGATAAAGATAATCCGG CTCTGAATGCCCAGGCTGCCCTCTCCCAAGCTCGGGAACACCAGCTTGCCTCGGCCTCGGAGCTCCCCTTGGGCTCTCGGccagcccctcagcccccagTACCCCGTCCAGAGCACTGTGAGGGAGCTGCGGCAGGGCTCAAGGCAGCCCAGGGGCCACCCCCTCCTGCTGTGCCTCCAGATGCAGATGTCCTGGCCTGCACACAGGAGGCCCTCCTGCAGAAGCTGACCTGGGCCTCAGCTGAGCTGGGCTCTAGCACCTCCCTGGAGACTAGCATACAGCTGTGTAGCCTAATCCGGGCTTGTGCTGAGGCTCTGCGCAGCCTGCGGCAGCTGCAACACTAA
- the ZNRD2 gene encoding protein ZNRD2 isoform X2 has translation MALNEVDDFSWEPPTEAETKVLQARRERQDRISRLMGDYLLRGYRMLGETCADCGTILLQDKQRKIYCVACQELDSDVDKDNPALNAQAALSQAREHQLASASELPLGSRPAPQPPVPRPEHCEGAAAGLKAAQGPPPPAVPPDADVLACTQEALLQKLTWASAELGSSTSLETSIQLCSLIRACAEALRSLRQLQH, from the exons ATGGCTCTGAACG AAGTCGACGATTTCTCCTGGGAGCCCCCAACTGAAGCGGAGACGAAGGTTCTGCAAGCGCGAAGGGAGCGACAGGATCGCATCTCCCGGCTCATGGGCGACTACCTGCTGCGTGGTTACCGCATGCTGGGCGAGACGTGCGCGGACTGCGGG ACGATCCTCCTCCAAGACAAACAGCGGAAAATCTACTGCGTGGCTTGTCAGGAGCTCGACTCAGACGTGGATAAAGATAATCCGG CTCTGAATGCCCAGGCTGCCCTCTCCCAAGCTCGGGAACACCAGCTTGCCTCGGCCTCGGAGCTCCCCTTGGGCTCTCGGccagcccctcagcccccagTACCCCGTCCAGAGCACTGTGAGGGAGCTGCGGCAGGGCTCAAGGCAGCCCAGGGGCCACCCCCTCCTGCTGTGCCTCCAGATGCAGATGTCCTGGCCTGCACACAGGAGGCCCTCCTGCAGAAGCTGACCTGGGCCTCAGCTGAGCTGGGCTCTAGCACCTCCCTGGAGACTAGCATACAGCTGTGTAGCCTAATCCGGGCTTGTGCTGAGGCTCTGCGCAGCCTGCGGCAGCTGCAACACTAA
- the FAM89B gene encoding leucine repeat adapter protein 25, translating into MPHSLSLLFAMCPSTVALLREAPPMRRGWGRGGVGGVGEGTKRGLRAAAGLGRLGRAVRGLRAAARAECLREGGGIAVRAGRAMNGLPSAEAPGGAGCALAGLPPLPRGLSGLLNASGGSWRELERVYSQRSRIHDELSRAARIPDGPRYATGATNAGPAAGPPGPRRPVNLDSALAALRKEMVGLRQLDMSLLCQLWGLYESIQDYKHLCQDLSLCQDLSSSLHSDSSYPPDAGLSDDDEPPDASLPPDPPPLTVPQTHNARDQWLQDAFHISL; encoded by the exons AtgccccattctctttctctgcttttcgCGATGTGTCCCAGCACCGTAGCCCTTTTAAGAGAGGCCCCGCCCATGcgaagggggtggggcaggggcggaGTCGGAGGAGTCGGGGAAGGAACAAAGCGCGGCCTGCGGGCGGCGGCTGGGCTCGGCCGGCTGGGCCGCGCGGTGCGGGGCCTGCGGGCTGCGGCCCGGGCGGAGTGTTTAAGGGAAGGAGGCGGCATCGCTGTCCGCGCCGGCCGGGCCATGAATGGGCTGCCCTCAGCCGAGGCGCCGGGGGGCGCTGGCTGCGCCCTAGCCGGGCTCCCTCCGCTACCGCGCGGCCTCAGCGGTCTCCTCAACGCAAGCGGGGGTTCGTGGCGGGAGCTGGAGCGCGTCTACAGTCAGCGCAGCCGCATCCACGACGAGCTGAGCCGCGCGGCCCGCATCCCAGACGGGCCCCGCTACGCCACGGGCGCCACCAACGCGGGACCCGCCGCCGGTCCCCCCGGCCCGCGTCGTCCTGTCAATCTCGACTCAGCACTAGCAGCGCTGCGCAAGGAGATG GTGGGGCTGCGGCAGCTGGACATGTCCCTGCTCTGCCAGCTGTGGGGCCTGTACGAGTCAATCCAAGACTATAAGCACCTGTGCCAAGACTTGAGCCTGTGCCAGGACCTGTCATCCTCCCTGCACTCAGACAGTTCTTATCCACCTGATGCTGGCCTGTCTGATGACGATGAGCCTCCTGACGCCAGCCTGCCCCCGGATCCGCCACCCCTCACTGTGCCTCAGACACACAATGCCCGGGACCAGTGGCTGCAGGACGCCTTTCACATCAGCCTCTGa